A window of Lagopus muta isolate bLagMut1 chromosome 16, bLagMut1 primary, whole genome shotgun sequence contains these coding sequences:
- the AHCY gene encoding adenosylhomocysteinase — translation MSDRLPYKVADISLADWGRKAIEIAENEMPGLMKMREMYGASKPLKGARIAGCLHMTVQTAVLIETLIKLGAEVQWSSCNIFSTQDHAAAAIAKAGIPVFAWKGETDEEYLWCIEQTLYFKDGQPLNMILDDGGDLTNLVHTKYPQLLKGIKGISEETTTGVHNLYKMKANGTLKVPAINVNDSVTKSKFDNLYGCRESLIDGIKRATDVMIAGKVAVVAGYGDVGKGCAQALRNFGARVIITEIDPINALQAAMEGYEVTTMEEACKEGNIFVTTTGCTDIVQGRHFEQMKDDAIVCNIGHFDVEVDAKWLNQNAVEVVNVKPQVDRYKLRNGRHIILLAEGRLVNLGCAMGHPSFVMSNSFTNQVLAQIELWTNSDKYSVGVHFLPKKLDEAVAAAHLDKLCVKLTKLSEKQAKYLGLSKDGPFKPDHYRY, via the exons ATGTCGGACAGGCTGCCCTACAAAGTGG CTGACATCAGCCTTGCTGACTGGGGTCGCAAGGCCATTGAGATTGCAGAGAATGAGATGCCAGGGCTGATGAAGATGCGGGAGATGTATGGTGCCTCGAAGCCCCTGAAAGGTGCGCGGATCGCCGGCTGCCTCCATATGACTGTGCAGACAGCAGTTCTCATAGAGACCCTTATAAAGCTGGGAGCTGAG GTACAATGGTCAAGCTGCAACATTTTCTCCACTCAGGACCATGCTGCGGCCGCTATTGCAAAAGCTGGCATCCCTG TATTTGCCTGGAAAGGAGAAACGGATGAGGAATATTTGTGGTGCATTGAGCAGACCCTGTACTTCAAGGACGGGCAGCCCCTCAACATGATTTTGGATGACGGTGGAGATCTTACCAACCTAGTTCATACCAAATATCCACAGCTCTTGAAAG GAATTAAAGGTATTTCAGAAGAGACAACCACTGGAGTTCACAACCTGTACAAGATGAAAGCCAATGGGACTCTGAAGGTGCCCGCTATCAATGTTAACGACTCTGTCACCAAG AGCAAATTTGATAACCTTTATGGCTGCCGAGAGTCCCTCATTGATGGTATCAAGCGTGCTACAGATGTCATGATTGCTGGGAAAGTAGCAGTGGTGGCAGGTTATGGTGATGTGGGCAAAGGCTGTGCTCAGGCCCTGCGGAACTTTGGAGCAAGAGTCATCATCACTGAAATTGATCCCATCAATGCACTGCAGGCAGCTATGGAAG gTTATGAAGTTACTACAATGGAGGAGGCTTGCAAGGAAGGCAATATCTTTGTTACAACCACTGGCTGCACTGACATTGTTCAGGGCAG GCACTTTGAGCAGATGAAGGATGATGCCATAGTTTGTAATATTGGTCATTTTGATGTGGAAGTTGATGCAAAGTGGCTGAATCAAAATGCAGTAGAGGTGGTGAATGTTAAACCTCAG GTGGATCGCTATAAATTGAGGAACGGTCGTCATATTATACTGCTAGCAGAAGGCAGGCTGGTCAATTTGGGCTGTGCCATGGGTCACCCTAGCTTCGTCATGAGCAACTCCTTCACCaaccaggtgctggcacagatTGAGCTGTGGACAAATAGTGACAAATACTCTGTTGGAGTCCATTTCCTGCCAAAGAAG cTGGAtgaagctgtggctgctgcacacCTGGACAAACTGTGTGTGAAGTTGACAAAACTGAGTGAGAAGCAGGCCAAATACCTGGGCTTGTCAAAGGATGGGCCCTTCAAGCCAGACCACTACCGATACTGA